A single Pseudomonas sp. HN11 DNA region contains:
- a CDS encoding type II toxin-antitoxin system HicA family toxin: MAFTWPELVTLLRRLGYTEIEGAGSRVKFDIGDPSTMITLHKPHPGHELKHYIRHQITEQLKSGELIQ, from the coding sequence ATGGCATTTACCTGGCCTGAGCTCGTAACGCTGCTGCGTCGGCTGGGCTACACAGAGATTGAAGGGGCTGGAAGCCGGGTCAAGTTCGACATCGGTGACCCCAGTACAATGATCACCTTGCACAAGCCTCACCCTGGCCATGAACTGAAACACTACATTCGGCACCAGATCACCGAGCAATTGAAATCAGGAGAACTGATTCAGTGA